The genomic region GTTGATCGATTGTTCCGTTCCCATCCGGTAGGCAACAATGCTGTTGTCAAATAGATCGCGTATCATAGATAGGTACAACGTTCCCTTCGGGGTCTTAATGTACGAGATATCCGTCACCCACTTTTCGTTGGGCCTTGTGGCAGTGAAGTCGCGGTTAAGCCTGTTTGGATAGCGATGCAATTGCTGGCCCATCTGTTGATATTTTTTTCGCCGCCGAATCTGTGCCAAGAGCCCGTACTTGTTCATGATCCTCAGTATAGCCTTATGGTTGGCCAGGACTCCACGCCGCTGGAGCCATATTCCTACTCTACGATATCCGTAGGTTCCGCGTGTATCGTGTTGACACTGGTTTATCATCTTGGCTAGTAGTTGGTCGCGACTCGGCGATGCTTGGCGTTTGAGGAACGCATAATATCCACTGCGTGATACGTTAAAGAATTGGCACATCGCCTTAATGGGATATTTATCTTTGTATCGTTGGATCGCGGTGTATTTAATTTCCGGCC from Sporomusaceae bacterium harbors:
- a CDS encoding IS3 family transposase; translated protein: MRPEIKYTAIQRYKDKYPIKAMCQFFNVSRSGYYAFLKRQASPSRDQLLAKMINQCQHDTRGTYGYRRVGIWLQRRGVLANHKAILRIMNKYGLLAQIRRRKKYQQMGQQLHRYPNRLNRDFTATRPNEKWVTDISYIKTPKGTLYLSMIRDLFDNSIVAYRMGTEQSINLVLNTIREARIKEMITTELQLHSDQGFQYTSQAYFTLIQKYSITPSMSRRGNCYDNAPAENFFSILKTECIRRCKPRTAEQARHLVDEYIYFYNHERIQLKTKLTPLEQRRQSA